One segment of Osmerus mordax isolate fOsmMor3 chromosome 28, fOsmMor3.pri, whole genome shotgun sequence DNA contains the following:
- the dock8 gene encoding dedicator of cytokinesis protein 8 isoform X3, with the protein MCFTVPQSYDAVEPLDLEEFLMTQLRSGDASLMAKMGEFPDDDLEVELVERECRTVRHSVPEEGSELEPHVRDCVQSYTQPWLVVSRRCQGDGWNAYSEREGLHKSLEKQTFESDVQPEKQETPVKSPSLAVLSDDPSHTLTSSDFDLRKGLTPDPRVEGLLCFSNPDDLDRYNQEARRGLRHPELFALYPPTDEEDAVEIRPIPDCPKEHMGDRILIRCLAIKFEIDIEPVFATLALYDLKEKKKISENFYCDLNSDQFKGFLKPHTPHMDPSSQARAAIFSITYPSPDIYLVIKIEKVLQQGEISECAEPYMVMKESDTAKNKDKLEKLRGQSESFCQKLGRYRMPFAWATVNIMNVISTATLDRDTTDSDSINGGKSSSMDRKGQLPRRNSERFSTMEDQCNMSAFKPATITISTICKQEGDRLSDEDLFKVLADIKKLSSLQRRIKTMSGTIKLDLTPVQDSPIACLSSELIPVKPLAEKNIRPIKEVLEFPPNEVYVPHSMYRNLLYVYPQRLNFVNRLTSARNITIKIQFMSGEDPGGVLPVIFGKSSGPEFVQEVYTPVTYHNKSPDFYEEVKIALPARLTDRHHLLFTFYHISCQQKQSQAGTSENLIGYSWLPILCNDRLQTGQYCLPIALDRLPVNYSLHSPEKIPQQVPPVKWMEGHKGVYNLEVQAVSSVHTQDSHLERFFTLCHALGGGASFPLRVRDEKIPENKLEHELKLSIVSLSSSRLEPLVLYLHLVLDKLFTLIMQPMLIAGQTANLAQIAFESVVSIVNSLHNSQELARDHQGRNCLLATYLYWVFRLPDAPNDGYSTGAAGVPPPTEGRYSTMGRASATTVGTMLLQSRLRSSSNPDIPTPHPAEDPEVKDILLAKSHNHPGSRMSTYVDVTSHPQSSTGGTRPSNRKQFHEELALQMVVSTGVCRENAYKYAWFFFEVLVKSMAQHASQLEKRDVPRRSRFSDRFKDDITTIVSVVTAEIGTILVKQQKELEQAEKVNVSLAFFLYDLLSLMDRGFVFQLVRNYCNQMSAKSVSMPTLISMRLEFLRILCSHEHYLSLNLFFSSPASAPASPCPSISSQTSSSCSFQEQRILGMFELSQDFKQQHYLTGLLLTELNAALDMESEGGKVQKKAINATCSLLCAHDLDQRCVSPEVKAKVAALYLPLVGIIIDSINYLDFTVSDSRGGKSKTDDDLENVTPINQSVAMAIAGNPFNTLARNALVSMASVSHKSVASLSADTSRHLLVCFLWVMKNTESSLIQRWALDMPPSQLNRLLELLIICVSCFEYRGKQSSDKVSTQALQKSQQAKLQLENSLLRGIGARGEMMRRVGGNDRTMGQRENLRWRKDQTQWRQTNDKHDKTKAELDQEAIISGNLATEANLIVLDLLETIVQATPLSDYKDSVIGGVLRVLLHCLSCTQSTTFLSHCFSTLRALVVKFGELLFEEEAEQCADLCQKVLQYCSSPVDGNRSQACATLYLIMRYSYSSASNFSRVKMQVTMSLASLVGKSSDFHEEHLRRSLRTILAYAEEDVEMQNTQLPPQVDELLRNLNSILSDTVKMREFQEDPEMLMDLMYRIAKGYQTSPDLRLTWLQNMAEKHNNRKCFTESAMCLVHAAALVAEYLSMLEDHKYLPVGSVTFQNISPNALEESAVSDDILSPDEDGVCSGRYFTESGLVGLLEQAAELFSNGGLYEAVNEVYKIILPILEADRNFRKLSSTHDKLQRAFDNIIQKGHKRMFGTYFRVGFYGAKFGDLDEREFVYKEPAITHLPEISHRLENFYSQCFGDALEMIKDSTPVDKNKLNSNKAYIQITYVEPFFDDYEMKDRLTNFEKNFNLRRFMYTTPFTKSGRPRGELSEQYKRKTILTTSHAFPYVKTRINVIQKEEFDLTPIEVAIEDMQKKTRELAVATHREQPDAKMLQMLLQGAVGATVNQGPLEVAQVFLNEIPADPKLFRHHNKLRLCFKEFIMRCGEAVEKNKHLITSDQKEYQQELKKNYNRLRENLRPMLERKIPELYKPIIKPRLENRDSIKRLSFRRNLEENS; encoded by the exons gtgaagtccccctccctcgccgTGCTGAGTGATGACCCCAGCCACACCCTGACCTCCTCTGACTTTGACCTGCGGAAgggtttgacccctgaccccagggtGGAGGGGCTCCTGTGCTTCAGTAACCCCGACGACCTGGACAGGTACAATCAGGAGGCCCGTCGGGGGCTCAGACATCCCGAGCTCTTTGCACTTTACCCCCCGACCGATGAg GAAGATGCCGTGGAGATCCGCCCTATCCCCGACTGTCCCAAGGAGCACATGGGAGACAGGATTCTCATTCGCTGCCTTGCTATCAA GTTTGAGATCGACATTGAGCCCGTCTTTGCTACTTTGGCCCTGTATGACctgaaggagaaaaagaaa ATATCGGAGAACTTCTACTGCGACCTTAACTCGGACCAGTTCAAAGGTTTCCTGAAACCCCACACGCCACACATGGACCCATCCAGCCAAGCCAGAGCTGCTATCTTCTCTATCACGTACCCCTCCCCAGATATCTACCTGGTCATCAAG atagAGAAGGTCCTGCAGCAGGGTGAGATCAGTGAGTGTGCTGAACCCTACATGGTCATGAAGGAGAGTGACACCGCGAAG AATAAGGACAAGCTGGAGAAGCTGCGCGGCCAATCGGAGTCCTTCTGCCAGAAACTGGGCCGCTACCGCATGCCGTTTGCCTGGGCCACGGTCAACATCATGAACGTCATCAGTACTGCCACGCTCGACCGAGACACCACTGACTCAGACAGCatcaacg gtggtaAGTCCAGCAGTATGGACAGGAAAGGTCAGCTTCCCAGGAGAAATTCGGAAcgtttcagcaccatggaggaTCAGTGTAACATGTCTGCCTTCAAACCCGCTACCATCACCATCAGCACCATCTGCAAGCAg GAGGGGGACCGTCTAAGTGACGAGGACCTGTTCAAGGTTCTGGCGGACATCAAGAAGCTGTCGTCCCTGCAAAGGAGGATCAAGACCATGTCAG GTACAATCAAGCTGGACTTGACACCGGTTCAAGACAGCCCCATTGCTTGTCTGTCCTCTGAGCTAATCCCTGTCAAACCATTGGCCGAGAAGAACATTCGGCCAATTAAAGAGGTGCTGGAGTTCCCCCCAAACGAGGTGTATGTTCCACACAGTATGTACAg gaacctTCTCTATGTCTACCCCCAGAGGCTCAACTTTGTCAACAGGCTGACATCGGCACGAAACATCACCATCAAGATCCAGTTCATGAGTGGAGAAGACCCTGGCGGTGTGCTCCCT GTCATTTTTGGGAAGTCGAGCGGTCCGGAATTTGTTCAAGAGGTCTACACCCCAGTTACCTACCATAACAA GTCCCCAGACTTCTACGAGGAGGTGAAGATAGCCCTGCCGGCtcgtctgacagacagacaccaccTGCTCTTCACCTTCTACCACATCAGCTGCCAGCAGAAACAGAGCCAGGCCGGCACCAGCGAAAACCTCATCGGCTACTCT TGGTTGCCTATCCTGTGCAACGACAGACTTCAGACTGGACAGTACTGCCTGCCCATAGCTCTGGACCGACTGCCCGTCAATTACTCTCTACACTCACCTGAG aaaatCCCTCAGCAGGTTCCCCCCGTGAAGTGGATGGAGGGACACAAAGGAGTGTACAACCTGGAGGTGCAGGCAGTGTCGTCTGTCCACACCCAG GACAGCCACCTGGAGCGCTTCTTCACCCTCTGTCACgccctggggggcggggcctccttCCCCCTGCGCGTGCGAGACGAGAAGATCCCCGAGAACAAGCTGGAGCACGAGCTGAAGCTCAGCATCGTGTCGCTGTCCTCCTCCCGGCTGGAGCCCTTGGTGCTCTACCTCCACCTAGTGCTGGACAAGCTCTTCACCCTCATCATGCAGCCCATGCTCATCGCCGGACAGACGG ccaACCTGGCCCAGATAGCATTTGAGTCTGTGGTCTCAATCGTCAACAGTCTTCACAACAGCCAGGAGCTAGCCAGAGACCATCAGGGCAGGAACTGTCTCCTAGCAACCTACCTGTACTGGGTGTTCCGGCTCCCCGACGCTCCCAATGATGGCTACAGTACAG GCGCGGCGGGGGTGCCGCCCCCCACCGAGGGCCGCTACAGCACCATGGGGCGGGCGTCTGCCACCACGGTGGGGACCATGCTGCTGCAGTCCAGGCTCCgcagcagcagcaacccagACATccccacacctcaccctgcTGAAGACCCCGAGGTGAAGGACATCCTCTTAgccaag AGCCACAACCACCCAGGCAGTCGCATGTCCACCTACGTGGACGTGACCAGCCACCCTCAGAGCTCCACAGGAGGGACCAGACCCTCCAACAGGAAG cagtTCCACGAGGAGCTGGCTCTGCAGATGGTGGTCAGCACTGGGGTGTGTCGAGAGAACGCATACAAGTACGCCTGGTTCTTCTTCGAAGTTCTG GTTAAGAGCATGGCCCAGCACGCGTCCCAGCTCGAGAAACGGGACGTCCCGCGCCGAAGTCGCTTCTCGGACCGCTTCAAAGACGACATCACCACCATCGTCTCCGTGGTGACCGCGGAGATCGGGACCATACTGGTCAAGCAGCAAAAG GAGCTGGAGCAGGCCGAGAAGGTGAACGTCAGCCTGGCATTCTTTCTATACGACCTGTTGTCTCTCATGGACCGAGGCTTCGTGTTCCAGCTGGTCAGGAACTACTGTAACCAG ATGTCCGCCAAGAGCGTTTCCATGCCGACGTTGATCAGCATGCGATTGGAGTTCCTGCGCATCCTGTGCAGCCACGAGCACTACCTCAGCCTCAACCTGTTCTTCAGTAGCCCCGCCTCCGCGCCCGCCTCCCCctgtccatccatctcctcACAG acCTCCAGTTCTTGCAGCTTCCAGGAGCAGAGGATCCTGGGAATGTTTGAGCTGTCTCAGGACTTTAAGCAGCAGCACTACCTAACTGGTCTGCTGCTGACCGAGCTCAACGCCGCCCTGGACATGGAGTCAGAGGg GGGTAAGGTTCAGAAGAAGGCCATCAATGCCACCTGCAGTCTGCTGTGTGCCCACGACCTGGACCAGCGCTGTGTCTCCCCGGAGGTCAAGGCCAAAGTGGccgccctctacctccccctggTGGGCATCATCATAGATTCCATCAACTACCTGGACTTCACAg TATCGGATTCCCGCGGGGGCAAGAGCAAGACGGACGACGACCTCGAAAACGTCACTCCCATCAATCAGTCCGTCGCCATGGCGATCGCCGGGAACCCCTTCAACACCTTGGCGAGGAATGCTCTTGTTTCCATGGCATCAGTG tCTCATAAGTCTGTGGCCAGCCTGTCAGCAGACACAAGCAGGCACCTGCTGGTGTGCTTCTTGTGGGTGATGAAGAACACAGAGAGCAGCCTGATCCAGCGCTGGGCCCTGGACATGCCGCCCTCCCAGCTCAAcaggctgctggagctgctCATCATCTGCGTGTCCTGCTTCGAGtacaga gggaagCAGAGCAGTGACAAGGTGAGCACCCAGGCTCTCCAGAAGTCCCAGCAGGCCAAGCTGCAGCTGGAGAACTCTCTTCTCAGGGGGATTGGAGCTCGGGGGGAGATGATGAGGAGGGTCGGAG GAAATGACAGGACCATGGGTCAAAGGGAGAACTTGCGCTGGAGGAAAGATCAGACCCAGTGGAGGCAGACCAACGACAAACATGACAA GACCAAGGCAGAGCTGGACCAAGAGGCTATAATCAGCGGGAATCTGGCCACAGAGGCGAACCTCATTGTACTGGACCTGCTAGAGACCATTGTCCAG GCCACCCCCTTGTCGGACTATAAGGACAGTGTGATAGGCGGTGTGTTGAGGGTGTTGCTCCACTGTCTCTCCTGTACCCAGAGCACCACCTTCCTGTCTCACTGCTTCAGCACCTTGCGAGCTCTGGTTGTCAAG TTCGGAGAGCTGCTGttcgaggaggaggcggagcagTGTGCCGACCTGTGTCAGAAGGTGCTGCAGTACTGCAGCAGCCCAGTAGACGGCAACAGGAGTCAGGCCTGCGCCACCCTCTACCTCATCATGAGATACAGCTACAGCTCGGCCAGT AACTTCTCCCGGGTGAAGATGCAGGTGACCATGTCCCTGGCCTCGCTGGTGGGCAAGTCGTCCGATTTCCACGAGGAACACCTGCGCCGATCGCTCCGCACCATCCTGGCCTACGCAGAGGAGGACGTCGAGATGCAGAACACACAGCTGCCGCCGCAG gTGGATGAGCTGCTTAGGAACCTAAACAGTATCCTGTCAGACACTGTGAAGATGAGAGAGTTCCAGGAAGACCCCGAAATGTTGATGGACCTCATGTACAG AATAGCAAAGGGCTACCAGACCTCCCCTGACCTGCGCCTGACCTGGCTGCAGAACATGGCggagaaacacaacaacaggaagtGCTTCACGGAGTCGGCCATGTGTCTGGTGCACGCTGCCGCCCTGGTGGCAGAGTACCTCAGCATGCTGGAGGACCACAAGTACCTCCCCGTGGGGAGCGTCACCTTCCAG AACATCTCACCCAACGCGCTGGAGGAGTCTGCGGTGTCGGACGACATCCTGTCTCCAGACGAGGACGGGGTGTGTTCAGGACGCTACTTCACAGAGAGCGGCCTGGTGGGACTGCTGGAGCAGGCAGCCGAGCTGTTCAGCAAc GGTGGTCTGTACGAGGCAGTGAATGAGGTGTATAAGATCATCCTACCGATTCTAGAGGCAGACAGAAACTTCCGTaaactctcctccacccacgACAAGCTGCAGCGAGCCTTTGACAACATCATCCAGAAG gGTCATAAGAGGATGTTCGGGACCTACTTCCGCGTGGGATTCTACGGGGCCAAGTTCGGTGACCTGGATGAGAGGGAGTTTGTTTACAAGGAGCCTGCGATCACACATCTGCCCGAGATATCCCATAGACTGGAG AATTTCTACAGCCAGTGCTTTGGAGATGCCCTGGAGATGATCAAAGACTCAACACCAGTGGACAAGAACAAGCTCAACTCTAACAAG GCCTATATCCAGATCACCTACGTGGAGCCCTTCTTCGACGACTACGAGATGAAGGACCGCCTGACCAACTTCGAGAAGAACTTCAACCTGCGCCGCTTCATGTACACCACGCCCTTCACCAAGAGCGGGCGGCCGCGCGGCGAGCTCAGCGAGCAGTACAAGAGGAAGACCATCCTGACCACCTCCCACGCCTTCCCCTACGTCAAGACGCGCATCAACGTCATCCAGAAAGAGGAG TTTGACCTGACGCCCATCGAGGTGGCCATCGAGGACATGCAGAAGAAGACCAGGGAACTGGCCGTGGCCACACACCGGGAACAGCCCGACGCCAAGATGCTGCAGATGCTCCTCCAGGGCGCCGTGGGCGCCACCGTCAACCAG ggGCCGTTGGAGGTGGCCCAGGTCTTTCTGAATGAAATCCCGGCGGACCCGAAGCTGTTCCGTCACCACAACAAACTGCGCCTCTGTTTCAAAGAGTTCATCATGAG GTGTGGCGAGGCTGTGGAGAAGAACAAACACCTGATCACGTCTGACCAGAAGGAGTACCagcaggagctgaagaagaactACAACCGTCTCAGGGAGAACCTCCGGCCCATGCTGGAGAGGAAGATCCCAGAGCTGTACAAGCCCATCATCAAACCACGCCTGGAGAACAG GGATTCCATCAAACGGCTGAGTTTCCGTCGAAACCTAGAGGAGAACTCCTGA